In the genome of Doryrhamphus excisus isolate RoL2022-K1 chromosome 11, RoL_Dexc_1.0, whole genome shotgun sequence, the window ACAtgaacaaacaacaataaagtaccaagtaaataaaatagaatacatTATACGTAGTACATtagtcaatatttattttttaattaattgaaaacACGTATTTATATTACCTATGGAAAGTAACTGTGTAATTAGAGCTGTGTCCAGGTGAGGGCAGTGTTTCCCATAATTGAAGTTATAATGCAACTCATTGATGATTCCCGACTGTAACCTATCATGGACCTAAACAAACTCTAAGCTATACTTCAGCAGTGTATGGCatacattcaaaatatttattgaattcGGCCATGTCatttaataataacagtaatatattaACTTAGCAAAAAGGTTGcattacattttttcatgtattaatCCTAGAGTTCGAACATGCTGCTTTAAATAAAGTCAATGGTccttaataattaattaatagacaAGGGATTTGCTAACTTGATTAACTAGTTGTAAACACGTGTGAATACGTAGTAAATATCGCTAAATACTGATAAATCGATTCCCTTCACAACACAAGGGTTGTCTCCTGACTGggattttattttggaaattcCGGAAGTTTGCTCAATGATGCAATTGACGTGCTGCACGTGCGCGGAGGCTGCGTGATTGGCTCCAATGAGAGCGCCCATCCACCTGCGCGCACACATGTGGGTGTGACAAGCATTTCGTGGACGCCTGTGCCACATTTGGGTCCTTTCGCTACCCGAGTAGGACACTACCTGACTTGGGCGGAAGTACCAGCCCACCCGACTAGCCGCCGCTGgtgcgtgttttttttgggtttgtttcaTCACTCCAAGAAGCAGTGGGAGCACGCACGCTGTGCGGGACTTCCACGGCGGAGATGGAGTGCTGCTAAGGGGCGCAAGTAGACTTTGGTATCCATGAGGTCCAAATGCATTGGCTTCTAGGACgggagaagaaagaaaaaggggaagaagaagaagaagaagaagcggggCGTGGGAGCGGTCTGTGTACGGGCTTTCCGCCCCACGCTGCCAACATGTTCAGCTGCGTGGGCTGCTTCTGGGTGCTCCTTTCCTCCGCCCTGGTCGCCGTGTGCAGTTTCAGTTTCATCTCCCCTGCCTGGATTGTGAAGGAGCAGCTGAGGAACAACCAGCACCACCAGcagcaccaccatcaccaccaccagcagTCCGGCAAGGACTCGGTGAGCTTCGGCTTGCTGTGGCACTGCTCCGAGTCTCTGGATCACATGTACCGGTGCTACACCTTTGGAGGGCTGGGCAGATTTGCGGAGATCCCGTCCAGTTCGTGGCAGGTAACCGCATCTTGCACACCCGTCCTTCGCTCTTGGGCGATACTCAATATTTGCATATCGATTTGATTCTGATATCAAGtccatattttttaactttacgTCGACCTCATTGAAtgatttagtcatttttgtagCTAATGTagctaatattatatatattttaatgtcaaattgcattttatttcatacaattgagcaaaaataacacaggaccgcaatctatctgtggtggtTGGTTGTTGGGCCGGGGGGAGGAGCTACATGACTCCTGGTcttccgcttttttttttaaaatgtcacaaGCAAGACGGAGCTGCCTGTGAGtgcttttattaattttttggggggggcgggggggggtaatgttagtctccaaaagtgtccaaaaaaaacataaaaagttgCTCCACTTGTCAGCAGTTGCTTTATCgaaacaaataaaatgggcTGCAAATAACGGTTATTTccttgattaattaattaattaattaattcagctCACCGTTTGGATTAATACAGTAATTAATTGGGCCCTAGACCCCGACGAAGGAAATTAAACAATATTCACATGTGAGAGGTCGAGGCTAttttcatgtttacatttagaaAACATGATTATTACCAAAACAGTTGGCCATTAATTGGATTATCGATTAATCATTGAGGCATGGATTAATTATTGCAGCTTTATTAAATATCACAAAATATCAccagcaaggggggggggggggacccaaACTatccaaataaaacacaaagtcaTTATACCCCAACTTGCACCAAAGTTGAGTGTGACGGCCTTGACTTGGCTTTCCCAGATTTAGCCGCTGGTTGGGAAAAAGTCTTTCCAAAAACGGAAGCGCTAAGCAAGTCACCTCTAGAGCGATGATTTATGTATGAGATGGAATTAGCATATGAAAGGGAGATATGAATAAGTTTGGCAGCAAACAACGCTACACGCTTTTCTTGACAACgtaaataagaaataagttCAGAAATACATTTACACTTtaggaactgttttttttttacatcacattatGATTTTGGAATAAATATTCCTAAGTAAAATGTTTATAATTTcatggcaggggtgtccaaacttttttcaatgAGGGCCACAAATGAAAGtcgtattctatactggtcactaggtgtacCAGTACTGCAAAGTACTTAAATttatatcttattatgtctgctatattcaGTATTTAGAGtctaaagttgactataggggtattatttcatcctggagggctctaatgttaaaaaagccTACTTAGAAAGTAGTAAACAGCTTTAGAATATtccaactataaaaatattccacttataaagaaggaattctACTTTCCATTGGAAAATCACAACAGTCGGCTGGAATGCTTCCACCTGTAGCCCTGCGTCCAGCGGTTGCAACTTCCTGAAGTAAACACAGTACTGGGAAAGCTCATGGCTACCCGATTTACTATTAGAGAGAtatgtactacatacagtactgcGAAACTCATGGCTACCCCATTTACCATTACAGAGCGAtatgtactacatacagtactgtgtgTAGTATGCTTTGAGGCACGCTGGTTTTAATTGCGGCGCCAGATAACGAATGAGTGATGGCGTTTGACCGTGCCGGTAGCGACCATCTCTTGGATGTGAAGAACACCAGGAACACCTCCTGCACCAGGAACACCTCCCGGTGCAGGAACACGGCCAGATGCCGGGAAAGTCATTTCACCTCTCAGTGAAGCAGAACAAGTTGTACGAGCGGAGAGAAGCCGTTTCTCCGTTTCATGAATTTCATTTGGGATTGCTTTGTTTTAGCCGTCTGCGTTTGTTTCAGCCCTCCTTTGCGGCTGTGACATCATGGCCGCCGTCgcaaaagaaatgaaaatgtgtggttgtgttggtCCGCTGTAACAGTCGATTGATTTCACATGGAAATCATGTTATTTCCTCTATAAGAATACAAATATACGCCATTGAAGCATGCAGTAGTTtccattggccactaggtgtcagtaattttcCAGTGAGATGAAAACCAAAgttgacttttattgcaggtttaaattgactctcaatagtaataataacaactatAATCAAAACGATAACACGGGTTATTGTGTTGGAGCCGTAACTCACAACAACaggaaactcaactctgaaccccttacatcacttcctgtccaacacaTTTACATTCTTCTATTTGCTATGTTGAGTAATAggaatgttattattaatatttattatttttatgattttatttatcaaaaatatcacagtcaggtctggaatcaattaagtgtgataaacgagggattacattATTGATGGACGGAATGAGTGCTGTCGGTATCACTTATTCCGATGAataattcatgaatgaaattTAGGGTAATGTGTTCATCAGCACTGATGGATCGGAGGGGAGTGGACTGAaagttgtggggggggggggggtcagccaCAAAGAATTGACTGATGGCGTTCAGACGTGGAATGTTTCAATCATTCATCTTGTGGCCCATCCGTCACCAACATGAAGCCAGGGTGAGATGCAGAAGCTCTGATCAGCAGTTACCTGGCAGGCTCCGCACGTCGTCGTCGTCTCCTGGGGGGGGGTTAAGGATGGTGCGACGGCGCTTGAAAAGATGCTGAGTCAGCAGACTCGGGCAGGGGCCGCCTTCCATTTGTTAAGCAGCCTGTCACTTCCGCTGCCTTCTCCGTGGATCCTACGGCTAGTTTATGTATCGATTCAACCGGGAGCCGTGCTCCATTTTCCAAGATAAATGATTCCTCACTCTCGGCTTGTTGCATCGCAGCCCTTTAtggctctctctgtgtgtgtgtgtgtgtgtgtgtgtgtgtgtgtgtgtgtacactccCAGGTAAAACATCCCCTGTTGACTGGGTAAACAATTTACAACTTTCATTTAGAAAATCTGAAATCACTTTCCATCACCGTGCTGACACTGCAGGAGGAGACGCTCCTCCTGATGCTCCTCCTGATGCTCCTCCTGATGACTATAGTGCAGAGAGTCTGGTTAATATGCTCCGCTTTCGTTTCCTCGCCGAAGATCAAACTGTAAAGCTCCTGGGATGCTGCCAAGCATAACTCCCAGCTTGAATCCTTCGCTGAGCGGAGTAGCTTCAGACAAAGTACACaaatcccgtgtgtgtgtgtgtgtgtcttttgttgACAGTTCTTTTGTCAAGAAAGGTAGAGGTTGGGTCGGacaattaatggtaatggtaatggtttaatttcatttgaacatgcatcagattacaattgaatgcatcccataatcagttcccagttccacatgtccaaaaggagtaggaagaagcaaagcttattaaatcctacccctccatctggtacttttacaatcagtaactgttacatttgttcacttcctgctttctcaatataatttatttttttaatttaattgtatttaattgtatttattttatttaattttaattttacttaattttattttatttaattttatgtaattttattttattttatttttattagtagtatttttttgtcacataccaaagtactcggtgatatgagcatccaatgctataatgtgtaccatagtaagtgtcaatatagtgatatatatagcacatcatgactggttcaagtcccttcatccttgtatttagcaaatatttTTGGCAGAGGATTTATGATAACCTGTGATATCTGCTGAGGGCCTAGTAGGACCTTCTCCCAAGAAGAAGATCTGCTACtaagaaaaacaaatatattgagGGCccgggtttgcatgttctccccgtgggtgcATGggtgttccaaaaacatgcattgtgACTCTAAACTGTCAATCGGCGTGAATGTTTGTCCATGCAAGTTAATGCATCACATGATTGTAGATCGTAGCCACtgttgggcatgttactttaaaaagtcattacttATATTTAGTTATACTtctacaaaaaagtaactgagttgctccactacaaaagtaactagttaccagtaagtaactattgcattacATCCCCCCATTAGGTTTCTGTAGGTTTGAGTTGCTCATacaagacgtggacaaagttttttttcggggacattAAGTATGATTATGTACGTTCAACGTGTAcattttgacctttgacctcaacgttagggttagggttaaccctaacctcaagtagtgtctgtacttccctTTGGGTCCTCCTCCCTCGCCATCTCTTGCTATGCTGTATCTACTAACTGACACTTTGGATGTGTGCTAGGCGGCacggaggtctagtggttagcgcgcagacctcacagctaggagaccagggttcaattcggacatatctgtgtggagtttgcatgttctccccgtgcatgcgtgggttttctccgggtactccggtttcctcccacattccaaaaacatgctaggttaattagccattccaggtatgaatgtgagtgtgaatggttgtttgtctatatgtgccctgtgattggctggccaccagcctcacgcccgaagacagctgggataggctccaacaccccccgtgaccctcgtgaggaaaaagtggtagaaaatgaatgaatgaatgattgtgcgCTAagcacccgcccacccaagttctctgattggctgaagacgccaTCTTACTAAACCATAGCCAATCGTAGCATAACGGAACGTTTATTTAAACGCccttattcccatcactggtaGGTGAACAACGGCAACAGAACAGagaaggtgggggtggggggggggtgaatctTCTAATTACAACAGTTGCTtttcttgcaaatgttgatcagaaatCTGAGGGGAAGGTCAATGTCAAGCTAGTAGCAAGCAGCCCACCCTGGCAAAAGTTAGGACGTCCCTGATGTAGCTCCACCctcacgtttaaaaaaaaaaaaaatggacgacCATGAGCTTTTCCCAGCATTGGTCATTGGTTAAACTCCAGGGCGGCCATACTTATTTTACACTTCACACCCCTCTATTGTTTAC includes:
- the LOC131137944 gene encoding LHFPL tetraspan subfamily member 7 protein isoform X1, coding for MHWLLGREKKEKGEEEEEEEAGRGSGLCTGFPPHAANMFSCVGCFWVLLSSALVAVCSFSFISPAWIVKEQLRNNQHHQQHHHHHHQQSGKDSVSFGLLWHCSESLDHMYRCYTFGGLGRFAEIPSSSWQTSAVLCSGGCALLAVSSLLAIITIFLPSGGCERRICTLAGYMQMASVFIMAAGLLVYPFGLNSSLVRSFCGDSDIYNAGECQMGWGYMLAIVGVMLTVFLPFFAKYAPKEQLSPTPLPTLL
- the LOC131137944 gene encoding LHFPL tetraspan subfamily member 7 protein isoform X2, which translates into the protein MHWLLGREKKEKGEEEEEEEAGRGSGLCTGFPPHAANMFSCVGCFWVLLSSALVAVCSFSFISPAWIVKEQLRNNQHHQQHHHHHHQQSGKDSVSFGLLWHCSESLDHMYRCYTFGGLGRFAEIPSSSWQTSAVLCSGGCALLAVSSLLAIITIFLPSGGCERRICTLAGYMQMASGGNSGEHPGCVHQSQTSRPAPTHHLPNEDVR